One genomic window of Elaeis guineensis isolate ETL-2024a chromosome 2, EG11, whole genome shotgun sequence includes the following:
- the LOC105046137 gene encoding histone deacetylase 6 isoform X3, translating into MPMPMAMSMSGSGGPFGEGEGEGEGASLPATSGADAKKRRVTYFYEPSIGDYYYGQGHPMKPHRIRMAHNLVVHYSLHRLMEICRPFPASADDIRRFHSDDYVDFLSALACPTPAPPPADPRLLKRFNVGEDCPVFDGLFQFCQASAGGSIGAAVKINRGDADIAINWAGGLHHAKKCEASGFCYVNDIVLGILELLKFHRRVLYVDIDVHHGDGVEEAFFTTDRVMTVSFHKYGDFFPGTGHIKDNGFGKGKYYALNVPLNDGMDDDSFRGLFRPIVQKVMEVYQPDAVVLQCGADSLAGDRLGCFNLSVKGHADCLRYLRSFNVPLMVLGGGGYTIRNVARCWCYETAVAVGVEPDNKLPYNEYYEYFGPDYNLHIEPKNLENQNSPQDLERMRNVLLEHLSKIQHVPSPQFQARPPDAETPEEEEEDMDRRPQSQLWSGECYDSEPEEDQKPQHGHSSISDISAVHSDNVDRL; encoded by the exons ATGCCCATGCCGATGGCCATGTCCATGTCCGGATCCGGCGGGCCGtttggggagggggagggggagggggagggggcgtCGCTGCCGGCGACGTCGGGTGCGGACGCGAAGAAGCGGCGGGTGACCTACTTCTACGAGCCGAGTATCGGGGACTACTACTACGGCCAGGGCCACCCGATGAAGCCCCACCGCATCCGGATGGCCCACAACCTGGTCGTCCACTACTCCCTCCACCGCCTCATGGAGATCTGCCGCCCCTTCCCCGCCTCCGCCGACGACATCCGCCGCTTCCACTCCGATGACTACGTCGACTTCCTCTCCGCCCTCGCCTGCCCCACCCCCGCCCCTCCCCCAGCCGACCCTCGCCTCCTGAAGCGCTTCAACGTCGGCGAGGACTGCCCCGTCTTCGATGGCCTCTTCCAGTTCTGCCAAGCCTCCGCCGGCGGTTCCATCGGCGCCGCCGTCAAGATCAACCGCGGCGACGCTGACATCGCCATCAACTGGGCCGGCGGTCTTCATCACGCCAAGAAGTGCGAGGCCTCCGGCTTCTGCTACGTCAACGACATCGTCCTCGGCATCCTCGAGCTCCTCAAGTTCCACAGG CGTGTGCTCTACGTAGACATTGATgtccatcatggagatggtgttgAAGAGGCTTTTTTCACAACAGATAGAGTCATGACTGTCTCATTCCACAAATATGGGGACTTCTTTCCTGGGACAGGGCATATCAAGGACAATGGTTTTGGGAAAGGAAAGTACTATGCTTTGAatgttcctttgaatgatggcaTGGATGATGATAGCTTCCGTGGACTATTTAGGCCAATCGTTCAAAAAGTAATGGAGGTTTATCAGCCAGATGCAGTGGTTCTCCAGTGTGGTGCGGATTCCTTGGCTGGAGATAGGCTAGGTTGCTTCAACTTGTCAGTGAAGGGGCATGCAGATTGTCTACGATATCTCAGATCTTTTAATGTACCTCTGATGGTTTTGGGAGGTGGAGGTTATACTATTAGGAATGTTGCTCGCTGCTGGTGCTATGAG ACAGCTGTTGCAGTTGGTGTGGAACCTGATAATAAGTTGCCATACAATGAATATTATGAGTACTTTGGTCCTGACTATAATCTTCATATTGAACCTAAAAACTTGGAGAATCAAAACTCTCCACAAGATCTCGAGAGAATGAG GAATGTTTTGTTGGAGCATCTTTCAAAGATACAACATGTTCCGAGTCCGCAGTTTCAGGCCAGACCTCCAGATGCAGAAACCCCTGAGGAG GAAGAGGAGGATATGGATCGCAGGCCTCAAAGTCAACTATGGAGTGGTGAATGTTATGATTCTGAACCAGAAGAGGACCAAAAGCCTCAACATGGACATTCTAGCATTAGTGATATATCTGCAGTGCACTCTGATAATGTG GACCGGCTATAA
- the LOC105046137 gene encoding histone deacetylase 6 isoform X2 has protein sequence MPMPMAMSMSGSGGPFGEGEGEGEGASLPATSGADAKKRRVTYFYEPSIGDYYYGQGHPMKPHRIRMAHNLVVHYSLHRLMEICRPFPASADDIRRFHSDDYVDFLSALACPTPAPPPADPRLLKRFNVGEDCPVFDGLFQFCQASAGGSIGAAVKINRGDADIAINWAGGLHHAKKCEASGFCYVNDIVLGILELLKFHRRVLYVDIDVHHGDGVEEAFFTTDRVMTVSFHKYGDFFPGTGHIKDNGFGKGKYYALNVPLNDGMDDDSFRGLFRPIVQKVMEVYQPDAVVLQCGADSLAGDRLGCFNLSVKGHADCLRYLRSFNVPLMVLGGGGYTIRNVARCWCYETAVAVGVEPDNKLPYNEYYEYFGPDYNLHIEPKNLENQNSPQDLERMRNVLLEHLSKIQHVPSPQFQARPPDAETPEEEEEDMDRRPQSQLWSGECYDSEPEEDQKPQHGHSSISDISAVHSDNVWQLGQWVGSDA, from the exons ATGCCCATGCCGATGGCCATGTCCATGTCCGGATCCGGCGGGCCGtttggggagggggagggggagggggagggggcgtCGCTGCCGGCGACGTCGGGTGCGGACGCGAAGAAGCGGCGGGTGACCTACTTCTACGAGCCGAGTATCGGGGACTACTACTACGGCCAGGGCCACCCGATGAAGCCCCACCGCATCCGGATGGCCCACAACCTGGTCGTCCACTACTCCCTCCACCGCCTCATGGAGATCTGCCGCCCCTTCCCCGCCTCCGCCGACGACATCCGCCGCTTCCACTCCGATGACTACGTCGACTTCCTCTCCGCCCTCGCCTGCCCCACCCCCGCCCCTCCCCCAGCCGACCCTCGCCTCCTGAAGCGCTTCAACGTCGGCGAGGACTGCCCCGTCTTCGATGGCCTCTTCCAGTTCTGCCAAGCCTCCGCCGGCGGTTCCATCGGCGCCGCCGTCAAGATCAACCGCGGCGACGCTGACATCGCCATCAACTGGGCCGGCGGTCTTCATCACGCCAAGAAGTGCGAGGCCTCCGGCTTCTGCTACGTCAACGACATCGTCCTCGGCATCCTCGAGCTCCTCAAGTTCCACAGG CGTGTGCTCTACGTAGACATTGATgtccatcatggagatggtgttgAAGAGGCTTTTTTCACAACAGATAGAGTCATGACTGTCTCATTCCACAAATATGGGGACTTCTTTCCTGGGACAGGGCATATCAAGGACAATGGTTTTGGGAAAGGAAAGTACTATGCTTTGAatgttcctttgaatgatggcaTGGATGATGATAGCTTCCGTGGACTATTTAGGCCAATCGTTCAAAAAGTAATGGAGGTTTATCAGCCAGATGCAGTGGTTCTCCAGTGTGGTGCGGATTCCTTGGCTGGAGATAGGCTAGGTTGCTTCAACTTGTCAGTGAAGGGGCATGCAGATTGTCTACGATATCTCAGATCTTTTAATGTACCTCTGATGGTTTTGGGAGGTGGAGGTTATACTATTAGGAATGTTGCTCGCTGCTGGTGCTATGAG ACAGCTGTTGCAGTTGGTGTGGAACCTGATAATAAGTTGCCATACAATGAATATTATGAGTACTTTGGTCCTGACTATAATCTTCATATTGAACCTAAAAACTTGGAGAATCAAAACTCTCCACAAGATCTCGAGAGAATGAG GAATGTTTTGTTGGAGCATCTTTCAAAGATACAACATGTTCCGAGTCCGCAGTTTCAGGCCAGACCTCCAGATGCAGAAACCCCTGAGGAG GAAGAGGAGGATATGGATCGCAGGCCTCAAAGTCAACTATGGAGTGGTGAATGTTATGATTCTGAACCAGAAGAGGACCAAAAGCCTCAACATGGACATTCTAGCATTAGTGATATATCTGCAGTGCACTCTGATAATGTG TGGCAACTAGGTCAGTGGGTTGGGTCTGATGCTTGA
- the LOC105046137 gene encoding histone deacetylase 6 isoform X1 has product MPMPMAMSMSGSGGPFGEGEGEGEGASLPATSGADAKKRRVTYFYEPSIGDYYYGQGHPMKPHRIRMAHNLVVHYSLHRLMEICRPFPASADDIRRFHSDDYVDFLSALACPTPAPPPADPRLLKRFNVGEDCPVFDGLFQFCQASAGGSIGAAVKINRGDADIAINWAGGLHHAKKCEASGFCYVNDIVLGILELLKFHRRVLYVDIDVHHGDGVEEAFFTTDRVMTVSFHKYGDFFPGTGHIKDNGFGKGKYYALNVPLNDGMDDDSFRGLFRPIVQKVMEVYQPDAVVLQCGADSLAGDRLGCFNLSVKGHADCLRYLRSFNVPLMVLGGGGYTIRNVARCWCYETAVAVGVEPDNKLPYNEYYEYFGPDYNLHIEPKNLENQNSPQDLERMRNVLLEHLSKIQHVPSPQFQARPPDAETPEEEEEDMDRRPQSQLWSGECYDSEPEEDQKPQHGHSSISDISAVHSDNVLLKYLFLSPSGN; this is encoded by the exons ATGCCCATGCCGATGGCCATGTCCATGTCCGGATCCGGCGGGCCGtttggggagggggagggggagggggagggggcgtCGCTGCCGGCGACGTCGGGTGCGGACGCGAAGAAGCGGCGGGTGACCTACTTCTACGAGCCGAGTATCGGGGACTACTACTACGGCCAGGGCCACCCGATGAAGCCCCACCGCATCCGGATGGCCCACAACCTGGTCGTCCACTACTCCCTCCACCGCCTCATGGAGATCTGCCGCCCCTTCCCCGCCTCCGCCGACGACATCCGCCGCTTCCACTCCGATGACTACGTCGACTTCCTCTCCGCCCTCGCCTGCCCCACCCCCGCCCCTCCCCCAGCCGACCCTCGCCTCCTGAAGCGCTTCAACGTCGGCGAGGACTGCCCCGTCTTCGATGGCCTCTTCCAGTTCTGCCAAGCCTCCGCCGGCGGTTCCATCGGCGCCGCCGTCAAGATCAACCGCGGCGACGCTGACATCGCCATCAACTGGGCCGGCGGTCTTCATCACGCCAAGAAGTGCGAGGCCTCCGGCTTCTGCTACGTCAACGACATCGTCCTCGGCATCCTCGAGCTCCTCAAGTTCCACAGG CGTGTGCTCTACGTAGACATTGATgtccatcatggagatggtgttgAAGAGGCTTTTTTCACAACAGATAGAGTCATGACTGTCTCATTCCACAAATATGGGGACTTCTTTCCTGGGACAGGGCATATCAAGGACAATGGTTTTGGGAAAGGAAAGTACTATGCTTTGAatgttcctttgaatgatggcaTGGATGATGATAGCTTCCGTGGACTATTTAGGCCAATCGTTCAAAAAGTAATGGAGGTTTATCAGCCAGATGCAGTGGTTCTCCAGTGTGGTGCGGATTCCTTGGCTGGAGATAGGCTAGGTTGCTTCAACTTGTCAGTGAAGGGGCATGCAGATTGTCTACGATATCTCAGATCTTTTAATGTACCTCTGATGGTTTTGGGAGGTGGAGGTTATACTATTAGGAATGTTGCTCGCTGCTGGTGCTATGAG ACAGCTGTTGCAGTTGGTGTGGAACCTGATAATAAGTTGCCATACAATGAATATTATGAGTACTTTGGTCCTGACTATAATCTTCATATTGAACCTAAAAACTTGGAGAATCAAAACTCTCCACAAGATCTCGAGAGAATGAG GAATGTTTTGTTGGAGCATCTTTCAAAGATACAACATGTTCCGAGTCCGCAGTTTCAGGCCAGACCTCCAGATGCAGAAACCCCTGAGGAG GAAGAGGAGGATATGGATCGCAGGCCTCAAAGTCAACTATGGAGTGGTGAATGTTATGATTCTGAACCAGAAGAGGACCAAAAGCCTCAACATGGACATTCTAGCATTAGTGATATATCTGCAGTGCACTCTGATAATGTG CTCTTGaaatatctttttctttctcctagTGGCAACTAG
- the LOC105046137 gene encoding histone deacetylase 6 isoform X4: MPMPMAMSMSGSGGPFGEGEGEGEGASLPATSGADAKKRRVTYFYEPSIGDYYYGQGHPMKPHRIRMAHNLVVHYSLHRLMEICRPFPASADDIRRFHSDDYVDFLSALACPTPAPPPADPRLLKRFNVGEDCPVFDGLFQFCQASAGGSIGAAVKINRGDADIAINWAGGLHHAKKCEASGFCYVNDIVLGILELLKFHRRVLYVDIDVHHGDGVEEAFFTTDRVMTVSFHKYGDFFPGTGHIKDNGFGKGKYYALNVPLNDGMDDDSFRGLFRPIVQKVMEVYQPDAVVLQCGADSLAGDRLGCFNLSVKGHADCLRYLRSFNVPLMVLGGGGYTIRNVARCWCYETAVAVGVEPDNKLPYNEYYEYFGPDYNLHIEPKNLENQNSPQDLERMRNVLLEHLSKIQHVPSPQFQARPPDAETPEEEEEDMDRRPQSQLWSGECYDSEPEEDQKPQHGHSSISDISAVHSDNVLY; encoded by the exons ATGCCCATGCCGATGGCCATGTCCATGTCCGGATCCGGCGGGCCGtttggggagggggagggggagggggagggggcgtCGCTGCCGGCGACGTCGGGTGCGGACGCGAAGAAGCGGCGGGTGACCTACTTCTACGAGCCGAGTATCGGGGACTACTACTACGGCCAGGGCCACCCGATGAAGCCCCACCGCATCCGGATGGCCCACAACCTGGTCGTCCACTACTCCCTCCACCGCCTCATGGAGATCTGCCGCCCCTTCCCCGCCTCCGCCGACGACATCCGCCGCTTCCACTCCGATGACTACGTCGACTTCCTCTCCGCCCTCGCCTGCCCCACCCCCGCCCCTCCCCCAGCCGACCCTCGCCTCCTGAAGCGCTTCAACGTCGGCGAGGACTGCCCCGTCTTCGATGGCCTCTTCCAGTTCTGCCAAGCCTCCGCCGGCGGTTCCATCGGCGCCGCCGTCAAGATCAACCGCGGCGACGCTGACATCGCCATCAACTGGGCCGGCGGTCTTCATCACGCCAAGAAGTGCGAGGCCTCCGGCTTCTGCTACGTCAACGACATCGTCCTCGGCATCCTCGAGCTCCTCAAGTTCCACAGG CGTGTGCTCTACGTAGACATTGATgtccatcatggagatggtgttgAAGAGGCTTTTTTCACAACAGATAGAGTCATGACTGTCTCATTCCACAAATATGGGGACTTCTTTCCTGGGACAGGGCATATCAAGGACAATGGTTTTGGGAAAGGAAAGTACTATGCTTTGAatgttcctttgaatgatggcaTGGATGATGATAGCTTCCGTGGACTATTTAGGCCAATCGTTCAAAAAGTAATGGAGGTTTATCAGCCAGATGCAGTGGTTCTCCAGTGTGGTGCGGATTCCTTGGCTGGAGATAGGCTAGGTTGCTTCAACTTGTCAGTGAAGGGGCATGCAGATTGTCTACGATATCTCAGATCTTTTAATGTACCTCTGATGGTTTTGGGAGGTGGAGGTTATACTATTAGGAATGTTGCTCGCTGCTGGTGCTATGAG ACAGCTGTTGCAGTTGGTGTGGAACCTGATAATAAGTTGCCATACAATGAATATTATGAGTACTTTGGTCCTGACTATAATCTTCATATTGAACCTAAAAACTTGGAGAATCAAAACTCTCCACAAGATCTCGAGAGAATGAG GAATGTTTTGTTGGAGCATCTTTCAAAGATACAACATGTTCCGAGTCCGCAGTTTCAGGCCAGACCTCCAGATGCAGAAACCCCTGAGGAG GAAGAGGAGGATATGGATCGCAGGCCTCAAAGTCAACTATGGAGTGGTGAATGTTATGATTCTGAACCAGAAGAGGACCAAAAGCCTCAACATGGACATTCTAGCATTAGTGATATATCTGCAGTGCACTCTGATAATGTG CTTTATtga